CTTCGCGTCCCGGCCGCACTCCGCCGTCGGCGACATCCTCTTCTACGGAAACACCAACGTCGCCTTCGCCCCCTACGGCGACTACTGGCGCCGGACCAGGAAGATcgccgccatccacctcctCACCACCAGCAAGGTCCGCTCCTTCCGCCCCGCCCGCGAGCACGAGGTGCGGCTGGTCCTGGCACGGATgagggacgccgccgccgcgtcgacgGCGGTGGACCTCAGCGAGGTCCTCAGCAACTACTCCAACGACGTCGTCTGCCAGGCCGTGCTCGGCAGGCTGCCCAGGGAGGAAGGGAGGAACAAGCTGTTCCGGGAGCTGTTCAAGACCAATTCCAAGCTCCTGTCGGGGTTTAACCTGGACGACTACTTCCCGAGCTTGGCGAGGCTGGACATGGTGAGGAGGGTCGTGTGCGCCAAGGCCGTGAAGCAGAAGAAGAGATGGGACGAATTGCTGGACGATCTCATCGACAAGCACGCCGGCCAGgcggtgacagaggaagaagctgATTTCATAGATGTCCTGCTCTCCGTTCAAGATGAGTACAACCTAACGAGAgacaacatcaaggcaatattGATTGTACGGATGggtacacatatatatatgtttagTTTTATCCTAAATCAAATATCTTAAATTTTTTACCAACTTGAAAAATAGTAGTATATATAGAACTAGGATATATGACACTGAATAAATGTActatgaaaatatatttcataGCAGATCTTATTATTGAAAATTTATAGCTCCCTTCTTAAATGTTGATGTTTAGAGAGTGCTACTAATTAGTTTTAAAATTAACAAGTTTGCTTGTTACAGAAATCATGTATTTGAAGCTGGAACATTACAACTGTATTATGACCTATTGTTCTGATGGTATACATATACATGCAGGATATGTTTGAAGCTGGAACAGACACAACCTACATATCGCTGGACTATGCCATGGCCGAGCTGGTGCGGAATCCCCATGCAATGGCCAAGCTGCAAGACGAGGTGAGGAGTTGCAAAACCAAGGGGAAAGAATTCGTCACCGAAGATGACCTCAGCGGCATGAGCTACCTGAGTGCGGTGATGAAAGAGACATTCCGGTTGCATCCCTCGGGATCTCTCTTGTTGCCTCACTTCTCCACGGCCGACTGTGACGTAGAGGGATACACCATACCCTCAGGGACCCGCTTGCTCATCAATGCGTGGGCTCTAGGAAGGGACACCACATGCTGGGGCGAGAGTGCAGAGGAGTTTATGCCCGAACGATTCTTGGACGAAGGCTTGGAAGCTGCTTCCGATTACCAAGGGAACGACTTCCGTTTCTTGCCATTTGGATCAGGGCGGAGGATGTGCCCAGGTGTAACCTTTGCGACCGTCACTTTTAAACTCATTGTGGCAAACCTCATCTACCACTTTAACTGGGAGCTGCCGCAAGGGTTGCCGGATGTTGATATGACCGAGGTATTCGGGATGGATGTTCACCGGAAGGAGAAACTTCTTCTTGTCCCACGCGTGGCTCAAGACATCTAGATAGATATATTGGGTGCATAATAAATAATCTACCAATTTGGTATGTACTTATTTTGTATTGTTACATCTACTTTCCATTTGCCACTCACCCATGTGCATCCAACCAATTGTAGTTGTTTAGTTGCACGCGGTATTTATTTCCATCCACGAGTACATCGACTTCTACAAATTTATGAGAAAACTAAGAAGCAACATAGAGCATGTTTTGGTAAAGAACTTGTTCATCAATTCTTCATGTGTTCTATTCGAAACAAAAACCATAAGACAATCTGGGCAGGCTGCTGGCCGAGCAAATTGAACTAGAGTTTCTGGAGTTTCCATTTTTCCTATTTATCATGGTGATCTACCACTTCTGGTTTCTCCCTTCAGGGTCCTTTCTCCCTTGTCCTAGTAATTGAGGTGTCCATGTAATTGGTGGTAAGCTCCAAGAAAGTGACCAAGTGGGTGGCTGACCTGACCCCTCATGCCCCTAAATAATGCTGCCTTGGCACCACTTTCGCACCCCGCGTACCAATACTAGTCATCCGGTCCCCCCACTAGACAACACTGATGGTCTAATCTTCACCCGCCCCTACCATGTGATGCCTTGTACTCCGGTTCAATTTGTGTATCAGCTATCATGCAAAGCACACGCAACAACTGATATCACTTCCATCACTATACCACAACACCAAAATAGCATCAGACGTGTGTCGCTAAAAATAGGAAATTATCGATAAACCCTTGGTCGGTAAAGATCTCTAACTGACTATCAGTTAATGAATCAAATTTTTCCAACTACATATCAGTCGGTATAGATATTTAGATTTTCTATTGAAACATCCGTTGGCGATTCATAATAGTTGGGTCAAACTATTAGTTGGTATAAATCAAATTTTCCCAACTCCATATCAATCCGTATAGATATTTAGATTTTCCACCGAGACATCCGTCGGCAATTCATAATAGTTGGGTCAAACTATTAGTCGGTATAAATCAAATTTTCCCAACTCCATATCAGTCCGTATAGATATTTAGATTTTCCACTGAGACATCCATCGGCAATTCATAATAGTTGGGTCACACTATCAGTCAGTATACGAGCAAAAAGTAGGGCTCGAACCCAGACCCTTCGTCTTGGAAGGTAGTTATTACACCACTGCGCTAGAAGTTCATTTGTGTTGAATTTGGCGCTAATTTTATAAACGGAATCGTGGATTGACATCCCTAACGCATAATTGTTCATCTTTCTCTTTTAGTCCAGAATTAAATCTAGAATTAAAACTTGTAACTTGTATTTCTCCCTCATAAGAACTCCAAACTTAATGGTTTTTTATGTAATCTTTTCTAAAATCATGCTCTTTTCTTTAAAtgatgtttgtttgtatgttaATTGCTATTTCTTGAATCTTTTCCATATAGTTTGTTTCCTTCCACCTAGTAGAGAATAGAGAGACATATTTTTGCATAACAATTGGTAATGTAACTTCATATTTCCTAGTATTATGATGAACATAAGGTTATGTCTAAATTTGAGGTGCATATGAGTTTAAAAAATATTATAAGGCATTCAAATTGCAAAGTTTAACTTGAGTTTTATGGAACTATGTGAGAGAGGTATCCATTTGTGAAACTATTTAAGTTTTTTTATGCCAAGCTTATGGACTAAAAATATGTTGTTATGTCAATTTATAGAATTTTCTGACCAAATTTAGATATTACTGTAATTATTATATGGTAATTTGGAGAAAGAAGTTAGAATTATCCCTAGAAAACAGTTAAATTTTTCATCTATCTCTTGGAAATAGACAAGAATGGAATATATGAGTctaaatatattttttacaatttCTTGTATCTTATTAGATGCACATATTGTTCAGTTCGGAACTAATTTCGATAACCATTTAGAAATTCATTTAACATATAGAAAAAAAGTAAATCAGTTCACACCTTATATGTACTCTATtacatataaaaatatattagtGTATATAAGATAATTATTTTCTGTGTTACTCCTGGTGGCCCCTCCTCTGCACCGCCTTTGTTCTAGAGGCTGAGATGTCGGTCTTGATCTTATCCTTTGGGTGTTGCCGCCTTGAAACGTCGATGTGATTTGATAAGTGGGTCCGTTTTGTAAGTGAGACGCAGGATGGGATCTTCTGTGTGTTTCTTCTGCGTTCACTCGTATTTTCTCTGGTATTTCAGTTGTGGGTGCCTGCAAAACATATTTCACTAAAACTTGTAGAAATAATTAGTATCAAATACTATAGCTAAGTTTGGTGATTATTTTTACATTAAAGCATCCAGAAGTTGACGGTTGAAATTTTTGACTTAAGAACTGTCAACAATGAGCTCAAGAAATTGCACTGCACCAACAAGCTCGAGCAATGGTGGATGCTGGACCTGCTGCGGCTATGATGCGCTCGAGGAAGGCGGTGAAGGTCGACAGGTGAGCCACCACCAGGTTCTTCTCAAACGTTTTCTTTTTTCTTGCTGCTGCTACTGGGTGTCATCGAGAAGGCCATGGATTGTTGCTGCTTGTATGCTACTTGTAGCTGAAATTCCATAATGCTACTTTTGCTAATCTGCTAGGACGTCCATTCGTTCTATTAGGCCTCTGAAAGTCTGAATCAGGATTCTGAAAGTTAAATTAGTAATGTAGCTGTATATCTTGCTCTAGCGATTACATTTCATTGGACTTGCTAGCTGGGTTGTTGTCAAATTTgcaaaaaaattatgtatatgGAATCTGGATGTGTTCGGTTAGATGCTTTAAATTCTCCCGTAGTCCAGTTGGGTGCTAACTTTTCTATCTATTTGACAGAAACTGACTTAGTGCATCGCTATTGTGGTAAATGTTGAATTCAGTATGTTATGCACTCTTTTGGCTTATCATGATTCATAAAGATTAGCATAAATCAATTTTAGTACCACTAATTTAAGCTTGGTTTTAGCTGAACCTTTCTGGAAATTATCTAAACAAGGTAAGTCACTACTACAGAACATGGTTTTAGTAACACCAAATTGTGTTACTGTAGCTCTATAAAAGTGTTACTAGGTCTCCTAGTAACACATCCTTTTAGTGTTACAATAGCTGTGTTACTACAGTTTAATCAATTGGAACAAAATAATGTGTTCCTTTACATTAAAAAAAGTGTTACTCCTCTGCAACACAATTACTAGTCTAATGGAACACGTGTTAAGTGTTACAATGGTCCTCTTGTGTAATATTTTTTTAAAGCTCTAGTAACACTTGCACATTGGGCAGTAACACTTTGCGAGGACAATGTATTGAACTTTTGGAACACATGGTTCGAAACACATGCTTTACCTACTATAACATATTAAAAAATTAGACTAAAAATAACTATTATACACTTGTGTATGTCATATAACGATGACATGACATTTTGCAAGGAATATTACACATTGCACAatgacaaaaaccaaaatttccAAATATCACGGGAAGCTGCATTGATTGTAGAAAGGAAACATTGTATTTGTTCACAAAATGTAATATATATTTACAAATAGACATGATTCTATAGAACAAATGTAAATAGTAGTGAATTCTACAAGTATGGACTAGTGGAAACGAAATTGAAACATAAATATGCAATATTATTCAAAGCCTTGGCTTCTTGATCCAATCTTTTTCACATTCAAATATATGATTCAACCATTGATAATTTCAACCTGCATAGAGAAAAGCTAGTTGTAACTTTGATCGTTTCCACCTACGTAGAGGAAGCTAGTTGTAACATTGAGCCAGTCATAACATACACAAATAGAAGGCCAAGCAACTGGTACTCCTTTGGCATGGGCATCACCAATTATGTTGTAGCCAGTCATGGGTCTTACTAGTGGCTCATCTTGTATGATAGGATGATTGATACGCACTTTGCAGAATTGGTTTCCTAGCTCAACTCCACCAACATTTGCTTTTGGACTAGAGCTCAAAATGGTTGCATAGGCCACAACTGCTTTATTTGGGTAGCTTTCTGACATAAGTGACTTAAGTATCACTGTGGATCCAACCAGCATTGAATGAATAAAGTCACTTACTGACCAAAAGAAATTAGATGTATAAACACAATCAAATTTGAACAATTCCTAGTATGTTTGTTCACCTTAATTGGAGGAGGTGGTGTATATTTTGAACGCTTATGGCTTGTAGCCATGTCATGAGTTGCAACTTGTTGTGTCTTGGATATAGTCCCTTGGGGTGCTCCTTGTTGAGTCTTTATCATTTGAAATAAGATATGAACTCATATGCTAAATTATACCAAGTTCTGTGTAAAGATATTACTTCAATAAATGCAGAAGTGTGTTTGTCACGTACCTTTCTTTTGTTGTTATCCTACCATCACTTGAGTTCCGTGTACACACATCAAACTGAACGCAAGTGAATATATTGAACTTATATAGTGCTACAGTGAAATAATCAACTAAATGAATGAAACATTGCAGGCTAGCATATACTTATTCAACGATTCAGCTTGAACGGAGTTATGGACTGCAATAATCCTATTGAATGTATGTACCGACCCTAGTTCCGAACAGACTTATCACAGCTAGAAAAATGGGCATTCGTCACGCACGTTAGTACCAGTTAACTTTTTATCCGGTAATAAAGTTTCCATGGAGCTATTTTAGTACCGGATCCAAATTTGAAAGCCCCCAGAGCTATTTTAGTACCAGACCAAAATATCATCCAGTACTAAATATCACCCTTTAATATCAGATGATATTTTGGTCCGGTACTAAAATGGTGTGACAATTTACTGCTGGTCAATAACACTACCCGATGCTAAAAGATCCTCCACGGGATACTTCAAAAGGAAAGCATCTCCCACCTAGTCACATGTGATACGTAGGTGGGATGGTAAGGAAGCTACGCGCGAGGCTGGAGGTCGTAGGTGGCATACCATGTGCGGGCCTCCCGGGGGTTCCTTAcatttttttcatttttctaGGTGGCATGTTTAGGACCAGTTGCTGTTTTTTCATTTTTCTAGGTGGCATGTTTAGCACCAGTTGCTGCGACCAGTACTAAACCGTCCTCCATTTAATACCGGCCAGGCGGTACCGATCAGCTCAACCAGTACTAAGGGGTACCGATCAGCTCAACCAGTACTAAGGACCTGTTTGGTTTGGATGGGCTTATTATAAACCCCACCAATAAGCCTCTAATAAGTCTCTTTTTATGCAAACACGAGGCTTTATTGGTGAGGCTTATGACGATAAGCCCCATAAATCCATAAGCCTCTCCAAAAGATGCTTATGGGGCTTATTTTCTATGAACCCTACAAACATCTCTCATCTTTCCTCCATGTGAGGGGTTTATAAGCCGCTACAACCAAATATCATTTTAGGCTTATAATAAGCCCCTCCATATGATGGGCTTATGGACTTATAATAAGCCCCTCCAAACCAAATATATTATAACCATACCATAAGCCCACTACTAATGCAAGTTTTTCTAGCGGTGTATCTAGACACTCAGTTCTCTTCTAGGTTCATTCTACCAATGCAAAGACCCTCGTATATTTGTTTGGACTTTGCAACCACTAACCCTATCCAACAACAACAGGCTGCCAGCTGTCTGCGATCGATCCGACCTCCTGCTGCCTTCATCTAGTTCTGCGGGGTCCAGGCAGTTCAGTGCACCCAAACCCGAACCCAAAGTCAAAACCAATCAGTGAAGGCCATATGGGATTCGTCGAGAAGAAGATGGAGGCTTCATCGCCCAATGCAAAGAAAAGCCTCCACGTCAGTCGACTGACTGAAACGCAAAAACTCGGTCGACCAACAGATAGTATTCGCGGCCGATGTAAAGCAGCTTCCGTTCAGACAATTGGATTGTGATTGATCCGTTAACAACTTAATCGAGCATATGCAAGAAGCACGGCCCTGCAATCGTCATCTTTCAGATCGTTGCACATCAGAAAACATCACTGAACACTGCTgcatcctcaggacgaatcaaAAGGAAATTTTGAAAACCAACAAATTTGGAACACTGCTACAGCCTCAGGGAGACTGAACACAGCTACACCCTCAATGCTAACAATAAGACAAGAAGATTGTGAGCACAAATTGCACGTACGCATTGATAATTCTAACATAAGTATATTGAATTAAAGCATGGAGAATAGCTGAGACCAAAAAAATCATCAGTTATTTTGTTTAGTGCAGAGCAGCTGCAAAAGCATGGAGAATAGCATAGACACGTATCGAGGTGCTAGCAAACAAAAGTAAGGTTTTAGGTGTGTTCAGTTCTCGAAGTACGGTGTGATGTGTCCGTAGTTTAAATAAAACCATGTGGACACGTATCTTGCTTACATGGAAATAAATAATTAGGATTGGGTGTGCTCAGCTCGTTAAATACGGTTTTGCATAAGCCGCTCAAATGGCAAAAGAACAAAGACATGGAACAGGATTCCAGACCGTTGGCTTTTGATAGCTGCTGACAATCGTGTggtgtgtatatatatactcatatatgtatatgtatacgTATATAGGACAAGTCACTCGTTTTTAGCTACTCTCATTCTCACTATCAATATACCACCGTGCGTATATTCACATActtatttatcactttgagtatgttcgtatgctaattctaagatacttcaaaggGATATATACAAAAAATATCAAAAGCATTCctatttttttaaatatatcatgaTTATACATTAGTACTCCATGTGTGGTCACATATTTAAAGTATATATCATCACAGATGGTTtagtatgatcacatacacCTCGTACATATTTTTCGTTGGGTCAGATACGCCCTACATCATGAACTACATATGTAAAATTAGTTACAAGCGCGTGTAGAAtgaatttatatatatatatatatgccacGTATACGTAATTTTGCTCATATATCTTTTTGGTAGCAATATTGTTACCATCAGACCATATAAGGAAGGTGCGTGTTTGTGGCGTTGTGCATCTATCCGTGTAACAAGATAATGTAATTAATTAGCTATAAGATAATGTACTTAATTAGCTTAAATCTTTGTTCGCGTGCCCACGATGGATAGTGACGACTGATGTGAAAGTGGTGCCCAGTGCCAACTAAAAGTGAAGGCAGGTAGCCACATGCTAAATATCCCGTTAATTACTGATTTGGAATCGCCTTGTCGATAGGGCACCTGTGTACAGAACGACACCAAATGCATGCCAATTAAAGCATTAGCCAATTAAGGTATTAGTGATGAAGAGTTATCCCACTACTAATTTCTAACCCTTGCGCAATGATGAGAAAATATTGCAATAGGGCCAATTTTGTTGCAAAAGGTGGTATATCCAACCAAATTGCGTTCGTTGGCAATGATTAAAAAAATCACATTACAATAAGGTTATTGCAACCGTTGATAGTTTGGCGTTGCAACTATTAGGATTTATTGCAACTGTAGTGGTTCGTTGCCAAGCATAGAAATAGGACGGTGTTGCAACATTATTCATGGTCGTGGCAATATAATCAGTTGCCACTCACGCCTTTGTTGTGAGGGGTGGTATATGCAATGATCAGTGGCGTGGCGATACAAGCTATTGCCATGAATTGCCATGCCAGAATTTTGATGCCAAAGGTGGTATTGCCACGATTGTGATGTTATGACAATAGCATCATTTGCCACGCAATCTGATTTGTTGCAAGAGATCATACGTTTTTGCCACGGCTACCATGCCGTGGCAATAGCACCATTTGTCATACACGTTTAATCGTTGCGAGAGTTGCTATGTTATCGCCATGATTTCCGTGCCATTGCAATAGTACCATTtgccacggaattttgtttgTTGCGATAGAGCAAATGTTATTACCATGGTAGTCCGACCGTGGCAATAGTATCATTTGCCACGCAATTTGATTCTATACTACACATCATATCGCCACACCATTGAGTTTGTTGTCATAGATACCTGTTGCCATGCGTATTAGTTCGTTGGTATAGTTTGTATTGCAACACTAGTAGCATTTGATTTGTGGTTTAACGAAACGTCATTGCCAAAACAATTTACCATAATAAAAGCGACTCACGTATAATAATTATAATCAATCACTCAATAAGTTCACAAACCATTCAAGTAGTTACTAAAACCATCAACGAGCATCTCACAACCATTTAAAACTTGCAGCAGTGCAAGACTTCCTAACATCTATGCAATAGACGAGGGTTTTCTAGCAGTGCAACATGTCAACGCCTCGGCTGTGTCCTCGCTTGATTCGAAGGCTGCCACTCAAAGTTTGTCCATGTCTTGACCAAAAGAATAAGATTAGGATAGTAGAAAATATTAGTTTTACTGCATGCACAGAATAACTTTGTCCAAGGTTGGCAAATAACATATTGTAGTTGTTACATTCTTCTTTTTCTGATTTCTTGTTTTATTCATTAGCTGCTGTTGACTGATATATGCCACCTGTGTTCCATTTGTAGTTTTTTCATTGAAAAGATTTCTGCTGACAGTAGAATATTTATTGTAGCGAGTAGCTGCTACTGCATCTTTTTGCACTGTGACAACGCTTTCTGGCCGAGTCTAGCAACATTAAATTGTTCGATCTATGTTAGCTACAGTTTAAGGTACATACTCTAGATTACATGGAACATAGTGCAATAATGTTATTACCTACCGTAATGCATCTGAATTTTGATTTGCAAGTTTATCAGCCTCATCATCCCCTTGTATGGAAGTTGCAATTTGTATTCTATCATTGTTTTCCGGGGTAGTCTACACATAAAAATATTGAGATAAAAGATTAGGCATCATAATCATTAGTTTATGAATAAAAGCAACCAAATAATTGTTACTGTCATTTACAAATAAAAAAATTCTTCTTCATGCCAAGGCTATACCTAACTAGAGTTCAGAAACACTGAAGTTCAGAAACACAGGAGTTTAGAAACACTGAACTTCAGCTGTGCATGCTATTAAATGTTGCTAGTATAAACATAATTATCTTTAACAGGGAAAATTTAACAAACCAACTAAATCAGATTTGATCAACACAAAATTTTGGTTCAGAAGTTAAAGAAAAGATAAAAAGATACATGAAACCTGGGCTAGTACGTACTCTCACATATGGCAAATAAACAGCAAGTATAAATATAAGTTTTTGCTAGTATAAACATAAATATATTTTGAACAAGGAGAATTATGGATGATACAATTTTTTACAGATCCACTGCAGGTGGTCACTAAGAACATGAAGAAATGGTGCATATTTTAATATAGAATAAAATCCGAAGCAACCGATGAGGCATGCGTGTTGGCGTTTGATAGCGTCATCACCAGAGGCATCATTCCCTAGCAATGGCACCACAAACATCGGTGTGGTATTTCTTATGTTccagataaatccgcaagctCATAGGATACAGTTGTAGCATTTTATCCGTGAGTAATCGTCGGTGTCGTATTTATATTTTCGCGGGGAAGGTGGTGGTTTAAAGAATTATCAAGTTCAGGATAATTATCATGGTTGGTAACCAAAGTCGGAGCAGGGGTGAATGATAATATAGCTGAAAGGTAGTGTGACACACGATATACCATTCTCAGATAGAGATAACTAGGATTAGAGATAGGTATAGGAGCACTTAAGGGCATATAAAGATTCATTCCTATCTAGCCAAGCATAGATCATACTtgtatacacatacacatacacatgctcAGGATCGGGCTCTAGACTCCTAGGCACTACCAGGAGAACCGCACAAGACTGGCAGAGGAGTCACCAGTTCActcggctactttatggacctcctacCGCAACTACCCGAATGGGAAGGATTACGATGGACGGATAGGGCTGTCAACACCTACCGCCTACCTCAGCTAACCATGGGGTAGAGCCGCATTCAAACATAACCTTTAACCCAGACACCACATCTACATTAATAACTATGATTGTAGCCTGGTGCAAAGACAtagatgtcacacccggttttggaaaggaaccgaatgcatcttatACGTGCGCcaagatcaagttccacacatatgatagacaatacaagtgtatatccaaaacaatgtcataacgaaagagagtatcatagtactttattaaatgaccgaaagtcttaattcttaagcgaataaata
Above is a genomic segment from Panicum hallii strain FIL2 chromosome 8, PHallii_v3.1, whole genome shotgun sequence containing:
- the LOC112902938 gene encoding indole-2-monooxygenase-like isoform X1 is translated as MALVLAHLQEHASPLALSLLLVLFVIAVRLATLRSRAEKLLNKLPSPPSRLPIIGHLHLVGALPHVSLRNLARRHGPDVMLLRLGAVPTLVVSSPAAAKTVLRTHDHVFASRPHSAVGDILFYGNTNVAFAPYGDYWRRTRKIAAIHLLTTSKVRSFRPAREHEVRLVLARMRDAAAASTAVDLSEVLSNYSNDVVCQAVLGRLPREEGRNKLFRELFKTNSKLLSGFNLDDYFPSLARLDMVRRVVCAKAVKQKKRWDELLDDLIDKHAGQAVTEEEADFIDVLLSVQDEYNLTRDNIKAILIDMFEAGTDTTYISLDYAMAELVRNPHAMAKLQDEVRSCKTKGKEFVTEDDLSGMSYLSAVMKETFRLHPSGSLLLPHFSTADCDVEGYTIPSGTRLLINAWALGRDTTCWGESAEEFMPERFLDEGLEAASDYQGNDFRFLPFGSGRRMCPGVTFATVTFKLIVANLIYHFNWELPQGLPDVDMTEVFGMDVHRKEKLLLVPRVAQDI
- the LOC112902938 gene encoding indole-2-monooxygenase-like isoform X2, yielding MALVLAHLQEHASPLALSLLLVLFVIAVRLATLRSRAEKLLNKLPSPPSRLPIIGHLHLVGALPHVSLRNLARRHGPDVMLLRLGAVPTLVVSSPAAAKTVLRTHDHVFASRPHSAVGDILFYGNTNVAFAPYGDYWRRTRKIAAIHLLTTSKVRSFRPAREHEVRLVLARMRDAAAASTAVDLSEVLSNYSNDVVCQAVLGRLPREEGRNKLFRELFKTNSKLLSGFNLDDYFPSLARLDMVRRVVCAKAVKQKKRWDELLDDLIDKHAGQAVTEEEADFIDVLLSVQDEYNLTRDNIKAILIVRMGYV